The following coding sequences lie in one Arachis stenosperma cultivar V10309 chromosome 5, arast.V10309.gnm1.PFL2, whole genome shotgun sequence genomic window:
- the LOC130982593 gene encoding probable phospholipid-transporting ATPase 8, producing MPEGIITKKRIHFSKLYSFSCLKSSFGDGHSQIGQKGYSRIVYCNDPDNPDAIQQNYRGNYVSTTKYTAFNFIPKSLFEQFRRVANIYFLVVACVSFSPLAPYTALSIVAPLLLVIGATMAKEAVEDWRRRKQDIEANNRKVLVYGKNYTFVETRWKKLRVGDIVKVCKDEYFPADILLLSSSYGDGVCYVETMNLDGETNLKLKHALDATSHLQDEKPIQKFRAMVKCEDPNENLYSFIGNLHYEGKEYPLSLQQILLRDSKLKNTDHIFGVVIFTGHDTKVMQNSTDPPSKRSKIERKMDKIIYILFSTLIFISFIGSVYFGVETKRDTSGRRYRRWYVRPDSTTVFYDPRSATLSALLHFLTALMLFGYLIPISLYVSIELVKVLQSVFINRDQEMYYEEMDRPARARTSNLNEELGQVDTILSDKTGTLTCNSMEFVKCSIGGIRYGRGMTEVEKALAKRGKNVESQVDEASCDLSGQDSDVEDSRPPVKGFNFRDERIMNGKWVNEPQSDIIQKFFRVLAICHTAIPDVDQGSGEISYEAESPDEAAFVIAAKELGFELFARTQTSISLHELNYKTGKKVDRVYQLLHVLEFSSSRKRMSVIVRNEENQLLLLCKGADSVMFERLSEKGRQYEAETKEHIKQYAEAGLRTLVITYRELDEEEYKLWEVEFSKAKTSVGADRDALVDAAADKMERNLILLGSTAVEDRLQKGVPECIERLAKAGIKLWVLTGDKMETAVNTGYACGLLRQDMKQIVITLDSPNIIALEKQGDKDALKKESLESIKKQIGEGIKQIKFVKESTNTDKESSSSFGLIIDGKSLDYSLNKNLENSFFELATSCASVICCRSSPKQKARVTKMVKLGTGQTTLSIGDGANDVGMLQEADIGVGISGAEGMQAVMASDFAIAQFRFLERLLLVHGHWCYRRISMMICYFFYKNIAFGFTLFWFEAYASFSGQAAYNDWYMSFYNVFFTSLPVIALGVFDQDVSAKLCLKYPFLYLEGVEDTLFSWPRIIGWMVNGVLSSLAMFFLTANSVMTQAFRRDGQVVDFEILGVTMYTCVVWTVNCQMALSINYFTWIQHFFIWGSIAFWYVFVLVYGYLSPEISTTAHMVFVEACAPSLLYWLVTLLVVVCALLPYFCYRSFQSRFLPMYHDIIQRKQVEGSDIEIYDEVPKQVHGKLIHLRERLKQREL from the exons atgCCTGAAGGGATCATCACAAAAAAGAGGATACATTTCAGCAAACTATATTCATTTTCTTGCTTGAAATCTTCATTTGGAGATGGGCATTCCCAAATCGGTCAGAAAGGGTACTCAAGGATTGTGTATTGCAATGATCCTGATAACCCTGATGCAATTCAGCAGAATTATAGAGGGAACTATGTGTCAACCACAAAGTACACAGCTTTTAATTTCATCCCTAAGTCCCTTTTTGAACAGTTTAGGAGGGTTgcaaatatatattttcttgttGTTGCTTGTGTTTCATTTAGTCCATTGGCACCTTATACAGCTCTCAGTATTGTTGCACCATTGTTGCTTGTCATTGGAGCTACTATGGCCAAGGAAGCTGTGGAAGATTGGAGGAGGAGAAAGCAG GATATAGAGGCAAACAACCGAAAGGTTCTGGTATATGGTAAAAATTATACATTTGTGGAGACTAGATGGAAAAAACTCCGAGTTGGTGATATTGTTAAGGTGTGTAAGGATGAATATTTTCCTGCTGATATTCTTCTGCTTTCGTCAAGCTACGGAGACGGGGTTTGCTATGTTGAGACAATGAATCTCGATGGAGAAACTAATCTAAAGTTAAAGCATGCCTTGGATGCGACGTCTCATCTTCAAGATGAAAAACCTATCCAGAAGTTCAGGGCTATGGTTAAATGTGAGGATCCTAATGAAAACTTATACTCATTTATTGGAAACTTGCACTATGAGGGTAAAGAATATCCTCTTTCCTTGCAGCAGATCCTTTTAAGAGACTCTAAGCTGAAGAACACTGATCATATCTTTGGTGTTGTAATCTTCACCGGACACGATACAAAAGTGATGCAGAATTCTACTGATCCTCCATCCAAGAGAAGCAAAATTGAGAGAAAAATGGATAAGATTATATACATCCTCTTCAGTACCTTGATTTTCATATCCTTTATTGGTTCTGTCTATTTTGGTGTTGAGACTAAAAGGGATACCAGCGGTCGCAGGTATCGAAGATGGTATGTTCGTCCCGACAGTACAACGGTCTTTTATGATCCGAGAAGTGCTACACTTTCTGCTCTTCTCCACTTTTTAACTGCTCTTATGTTGTTTGGATATCTTATTCCTATATCACTTTATGTGTCCATAGAACTTGTGAAAGTTCTTCAGAGTGTTTTCATCAACCGAGATCAGGAAATGTATTATGAGGAAATGGATAGGCCGGCTCGTGCTCGCACCTCTAATTTGAATGAGGAACTTGGTCAGGTTGATACTATATTATCTGACAAAACCGGTACTTTGACATGTAACTCGATGGAGTTTGTCAAATGTTCCATAGGAGGCATTCGATATGGCCGAGGTATGACAGAAGTGGAGAAGGCACTTGCAAAGAGAGGGAAAAATGTGGAGTCTCAAGTTGATGAAGCATCATGTGATCTTTCGGGCCAGGATAGTGACGTGGAGGACTCTCGGCCGCCAGTTAAGGGCTTTAACTTTAGAGATGAACGAATAATGAATGGGAAATGGGTTAATGAACCACAATCAGACATCATACAGAAGTTCTTTCGAGTTTTAGCTATTTGTCATACTGCTATTCCAGATGTAGATCAAGGGTCAGGAGAAATTTCTTATGAAGCCGAGTCACCAGATGAGGCGGCTTTTGTCATAGCTGCGAAGGAACTTGGTTTCGAGCTTTTCGCTAGGACACAAACAAGCATATCATTGCATGAATTAAACTACAAAACTGGAAAAAAGGTTGACAG AGTGTACCAGCTTCTGCATGTCCTAGAGTTCAGCAGTTCCCGCAAGAGAATGTCGGTGATAGTGAGGAATGAGGAAAATCAGTTGTTGCTCTTATGCAAGGGTGCAGACAG TGTAATGTTTGAAAGGCTGTCTGAAAAAGGAAGACAATATGAGGCCGAAACCAAAGAACATATCAAACAGTATGCCGAAGCAGGCTTAAGAACTCTGGTAATCACATACCGTGAACTTGATGAAGAAGAATATAAGTTATGGGAAGTAGAGTTTTCAAAGGCCAAAACATCTGTTGGAGCAGATCGAGATGCATTGGTCGATGCTGCTGCTGATAAGATGGAAAGAAATTTGATACTTCTTGGGTCTACAGCAGTTGAGGATAGACTGCAAAAGGGC GTTCCTGAATGTATTGAAAGGCTTGCTAAGGCAGGAATCAAGTTATGGGTGTTGACTGGGGACAAGATGGAAACAGCAGTCAATACAGG ATATGCCTGCGGGTTACTTAGGCAAGACATGAAGCAGATAGTGATCACTCTTGATTCACCTAATATTATAGCACTTGAAAAGCAAGGGGATAAGGATGCTCTTAAAAAG GAATCTCTTGAAAGCATTAAGAAGCAAATTGGAGAGGGAATAAAGCAAATCAAGTTTGTGAAAGAGAGTACTAATACAGATAAAGAGAGTTCTTCTTCATTTGGATTGATAATTGATGGGAAGTCTTTGGATTATTCGCTTAACAAGAACTTGGAGAATTCCTTCTTTGAGTTGGCAACTAGTTGTGCTTCCGTCATATGTTGCCGATCATCACCGAAACAGAAAGCTCGT GTTACAAAAATGGTAAAATTAGGAACAGGGCAGACAACATTATCCATCGGCGACGGGGCAAATGATGTCGGCATGCTTCAGGAGGCTGATATTGGAGTTGGCATTAGTGGTGCTGAAGGGATGCAG GCTGTAATGGCAAGTGATTTTGCAATAGCCCAATTCCGTTTTCTGGAGCGTTTGTTGTTGGTGCATGGCCACTGGTGTTATAGGCGAATATCAATGATG ATATGCTATTTCTTCTATAAAAATATTGCATTTGGATTCACCTTATTTTGGTTCGAGGCGTATGCTTCGTTCTCCGGTCAAGCTGCGTACAATGATTGGTACATGTCATTCTACAATGTCTTCTTCACTTCACTTCCAGTTATTGCTCTCGGTGTTTTCGATCAAGATGTTTCTGCTAAACTTTGCTTAAAG TATCCTTTTCTATATCTAGAGGGAGTAGAGGACACCCTCTTCAGCTGGCCGCGCATTATCGGCTGGATGGTTAACGGAGTCCTTAGCTCCTTAGCCATGTTCTTCTTGACTGCAAACTCTGTCATGACTCAGGCTTTCAGAAGGGATGGTCAAGTGGTCGATTTCGAGATACTCGGCGTCACGATGTACACGTGTGTAGTGTGGACCGTGAATTGCCAAATGGCGCTTTCCATCAATTACTTCACTTGGATCCAGCATTTTTTCATCTGGGGCAGCATTGCATTCTGGTACGTATTCGTGCTGGTTTACGGCTACCTCTCGCCGGAAATATCGACGACGGCTCACATGGTGTTTGTGGAAGCTTGTGCTCCAAGTTTGCTATATTGGCTAGTTACCCTTTTGGTGGTTGTGTGTGCTCTTCTACCTTATTTTTGCTATAGATCATTCCAAAGTAGGTTTCTACCAATGTATCATGATATTATTCAGAGAAAACAAGTTGAAGGTTCTGatattgagatatatgatgagGTTCCTAAACAAGTCCATGGAAAACTAATACATCTAAGAGAGAGATTGAAGCAAAGGGAACTATGA